The genomic region TCCTCGTTATGATCGGCATCTCCCTTCTCCTGATGTCTTTCCTCTACTATTACTACTGCGGCAGTGTTCTCGGAGCATTTGCATCAGCGATGGTTTTGGGTGTAGCGGGCTTCTTCTTTGCTGCGGTCGCCGGGTATCTGGTTGGACTGATCGGGTCTTCAAACAACCCCGTTTCAGGGTTGACGCTCTCGACTCTGGTTATAGCAGCGCTTTTGATGGTGGCGATAGGGGTTACCGGCAAGGCTGGAATCGCGGCGGCCCTCGGTGTGGCGGCTGTCATATGCTGTTCGAGTGCTATAGCTGGAGATATGCTTCAGGACATGAAGGTCGGTTATATTCTCGGAGGCACTCCGTGGAAGATGGAGCTCGCCGAAATAATCGGAGTTGTTTGCGCTGGCGCGGTCTTGTTCCTGCCGCTGCTCGTTTTGCATCAGGGTGATATAAACGTCGGAGGAACGGGGTTCGGAGGAAAGGCTCTCCCCGCGCCGCAGGCGGGCCTAATGGCGATGCTTGCCAAGGGGATCATAACCGGTCAGATGGCATGGCCCCTCATGATGGTGGGCGCTTTCATGGGAATAGCGCTGATACTCGTGGGCGCGGCCAGCCCTATGCTGATAGCCGTCGGAATGTATCTTCCGCTTCACACCACCTTCGCAATTTTTGCGGGCGGCGTAATACGGCACATCGCGAATCTCATCGTCAAGAGGCGCAAGTTCAATGAGGCACAAAAAATTCGCACGGAGAATACCGGCGTACTCGTGGCCTCTGGATTTATAGCCGGCGAGGCTTTGATAGGACTCCTCGTTGCTGCTCTGGCATTTTTTAATTTTAACATTCCGAGTATTTTCGATGAGCCGAAGGCGTGGGTTGGCTATATAGTCCTCGCCATACTCGGATACATACTGATCAAGATACCGATCTCAAAGGCGGGTAGCCCGGATGAACCAGCACCACCAAGCGCAATGGGTTAATGTAATTCCTAAAAAAGTTTTGGAATCGGAGGATGGCCCTGAAGGCAGGGCCATCCTCCTTGTTCCTCGCTTCAGGAAAGGGCCTCTCGCAAAGTGGCTTCAGCCACGCCTCAGAAGGCCGCATATACGGGTCAAGCTGGATGAGCTCGGTTCATTTGTCTGGGGCAAAATAGACGGCGAGCGCGATTTCAATGCCATATGCAATGGCATGAAAGAGCATTTCGGCGAAGGCTTATCCGAAGCCGAGGATAGACTGCAAAAATTTCTCTGCATCCTT from Myxococcales bacterium harbors:
- a CDS encoding oligopeptide transporter, OPT family is translated as LVMIGISLLLMSFLYYYYCGSVLGAFASAMVLGVAGFFFAAVAGYLVGLIGSSNNPVSGLTLSTLVIAALLMVAIGVTGKAGIAAALGVAAVICCSSAIAGDMLQDMKVGYILGGTPWKMELAEIIGVVCAGAVLFLPLLVLHQGDINVGGTGFGGKALPAPQAGLMAMLAKGIITGQMAWPLMMVGAFMGIALILVGAASPMLIAVGMYLPLHTTFAIFAGGVIRHIANLIVKRRKFNEAQKIRTENTGVLVASGFIAGEALIGLLVAALAFFNFNIPSIFDEPKAWVGYIVLAILGYILIKIPISKAGSPDEPAPPSAMG
- a CDS encoding PqqD family protein, with the translated sequence MNQHHQAQWVNVIPKKVLESEDGPEGRAILLVPRFRKGPLAKWLQPRLRRPHIRVKLDELGSFVWGKIDGERDFNAICNGMKEHFGEGLSEAEDRLQKFLCILQKNDFVRLFTISDPDAR